A single region of the Gossypium arboreum isolate Shixiya-1 chromosome 12, ASM2569848v2, whole genome shotgun sequence genome encodes:
- the LOC108478350 gene encoding VQ motif-containing protein 22, with amino-acid sequence MNTSTGTSSEWMQFYEQSMDEMSASSSLGFSDVDATIVASSESNQLNLSSGRDDQLAKGSSPKPIRRRARASKKTPTTLLNADASNFRALVQRFTGCPTTPPLSTNNRRGPINLNFALGSDQNQSGTASSVMPAAANDYYYPPSHQQHHAAFNRDVPYTNENANDGNYFL; translated from the exons ATGAACACCTCTACGGGAACCTCCAGTGAATGGATGCAATTCTATGAACAAAGTATGGATGAAATGTCGGCATCATCATCCTTGGGATTCTCTGATGTTGATGCCACTATTGTAGCCTCTTCGGAGAGCAACCAGCTGAACCTTAGCTCAGGAAGAGATGATCAGTTGGCAAAGGGTTCTTCCCCAAAGCCAATAAGAAGGCGGGCAAGAGCTTCCAAGAAAACACCCACCACCCTTCTCAATGCTGACGCCAGCAATTTTCGAGCCTTAGTGCAACGATTTACTGGTTGTCCTACAACACCACCCCTTTCAACCAACAACAGAAGAGGCCCTATCAACTTGAACTTTGCTCTCGGGAGTGATCAAAATCAGAGCGGGACTGCAAGTTCCGTAATGCCAGCCGCTGCCAACGATTATTATTATCCACCAAGTCATCAACAACATCATGCG GCGTTTAATAGGGACGTCCCTTACACCAATGAAAATGCAAATGATGGCAATTACTTCTTGTAA